The Tripterygium wilfordii isolate XIE 37 chromosome 17, ASM1340144v1, whole genome shotgun sequence genome has a window encoding:
- the LOC119982112 gene encoding heavy metal-associated isoprenylated plant protein 36-like, with translation MASESAEDDPGHGELKYQTWVLKVSIHCEGCKKKVKKVLQGIDGVYTTVIDSQQHKVTVTGNVDAETLIKKLLKSKKHAELWPESKSEEKKSGKSKNKNEKNNNGNQKDPKDVQEKGDVDVVKPENAAKKDMDQPPQEPDKEFDDKEKAGGGSTGGGGKKKKKKGKKGNSNNDGGGGGGNPGDAPHPTPTPAGNGSSVPTLDPAPPKPSTNHGPPPQHVYPYPPVYYAPEPYEVLSYSNVYPSSSASYYAPPMHAYSNSYRPSQRYLPPSDPIHDFSDEDARGCFIM, from the exons atgGCATCAGAATCAGCAGAAGACGATCCAGGGCACGGGGAACTGAAATACCAG ACATGGGTCTTGAAAGTTTCAATACACTGTGAAGGGTGCAAGAAGAAAGTCAAGAAAGTTCTTCAAGGCATAGATG GTGTTTATACGACGGTGATAGACTCCCAGCAACACAAGGTTACAGTTACTGGCAACGTTGACGCAGAGACGCTAATCAAGAAGTTGTTGAAGTCAAAAAAGCATGCTGAGCTTTGGCCGGAGTCGAAGTCTGAAGAGAAGAAATCTGGAAAATCCAAGAATAAGAATGAGAAGAATAACAATGGGAATCAAAAGGACCCAAAAGATGTCCAAGAAAAAGGTGATGTTGATGTGGTAAAGCCAGAAAATGCTGCGAAAAAAGACATGGATCAACCGCCACAGGAGCCAGACAAAGAATTTGATGATAAGGAGAAAGCGGGTGGAGGAAGTACTGGTGGTGGaggtaaaaagaagaaaaagaaagggaaaaagggCAATTCAAATAacgacggtggtggtggtggtggcaacCCTGGCGATGCTCCTCATCCTACTCCTACTCCTGCAGGTAATGGATCTTCTGTGCCGACTCTAGACCCGGCTCCACCAAAGCCTTCAACGAATCATGGCCCTCCACCTCAGCACGTATACCCGTATCCACCTGTATACTATGCACCTGAACCGTACGAAGTACTAAGTTATAGTAATGTATATCCTAGCAGTAGCGCATCCTACTATGCCCCTCCCATGCATGCTTATTCAAACTCTTACCGTCCGAGCCAGAGGTATCTTCCACCGTCTGATCCAATCCATGATTTCAGTGATGAGGATGCTAGGGGATGCTTCATCATGTGA